From one Nematostella vectensis chromosome 7, jaNemVect1.1, whole genome shotgun sequence genomic stretch:
- the LOC5500604 gene encoding 26S proteasome regulatory subunit 4, translating to MGQNQSGPGGGGAGDKKGDKDKKKKYEPPVPSRVGKRQKKAKGPDAANKLPVVTPHRNCRLKLLKLDRIKDFLLMEEEFIQNQERLKPQEEKHEEERSKVDDLRGTPMSVGNLEEIIDDNHAIVSTSVGSEHYVSILSFVDKDLLEPGCTVLLNHKVHAVVGVLSDDADPMVTVMKLEKAPQESYADIGGLDTQIQEIKESVELPLTHPELYEEMGIKPPKGVILYGQPGTGKTLLAKAVANQTSATFLRVVGSELIQKYLGDGPKLVREMFRVAEEHAPSIVFIDEIDAIGTKRYDSNSGGEREIQRTMLELLNQLDGFDSKGDVKVIMATNRIETLDPALIRPGRIDRKIEFPMPDEKTKRRIFNIHTQRMTLAEDVNLEEFIMAKDDLSGADIKAICTEAGLMALRERRMKVTNEDFKKSKENVLYRKNEGTPEGLYL from the exons ATG GGTCAAAACCAGTCAGGCCCAGGAGGCGGTGGAGCTGGGGACAAGAAAGGAGACAAA gacaaaaagaaaaagtatGAACCTCCTGTACCATCCCGTGTTGGCAAACGCCAGAAGAAAGCCAAAGGACCAGATGCTGCTAACAAACTTCCAGTCG TGACACCACACAGAAACTGCCGTCTGAAGCTGCTAAAGCTGGACAGAATTAAAGATTTTCTGCTAATGGAGGAAGAATTCATACAGAACCAAGAACGTCTGAAGCCACAAGAGGAAAAACATGAG GAAGAAAGATCTAAAGTGGATGACCTACGTGGAACGCCGATGTCTGTTGGTAACCTGGAGGAGATCATTGATGATAACCATGCCATTGTGTCCACATCTGTCGGCTCTGAACACTATGTCAGTATCCTGTCATTTGTCGACAAGGACTTGCTGGAGCCTGGCTGCACTGTGCTGTTAAACCACAAG GTACACGCTGTGGTGGGTGTTCTATCTGATGATGCTGATCCCATGGTCACTGTCATGAAACTTGAAAAGGCACCACAAGAATCATATGCAGACATTGGTGGACTTGACACACAAATTCAAGAAATTAAG GAATCAGTGGAGCTCCCTCTTACCCACCCCGAATTGTATGAAGAAATGGGGATCAAACCGCCTAAGGGTGTCATCTTATACGGCCAGCCCGGTACCGGGAAGACACTCCTGGCTAAGGCGGTCGCTAACCAGACCTCTGCTACTTTCCTCCGTGTAGTAGGATCTGAACTTATACAAAAATATCTG GGTGATGGGCCCAAGCTGGTGCGTGAGATGTTTAGAGTAGCTGAGGAGCATGCCCCATctattgtatttattgatgAGATTGATGCTATTGGTACCAAAAG GTACGACTCTAATTCAGGCGGAGAGAGGGAGATTCAACGTACTATGTTAGAACTTCTTAACCAACTGGATGGCTTTGATTCTAAAGGCGATGTCAAG GTCATTATGGCTACAAACCGAATAGAGACACTTGACCCTGCACTCATCCGGCCAG GTCGTATTGACCGCAAGATTGAGTTCCCCATGCCGGATGAGAAAACCAAGCGGCGAATCTTCAATATCCACACCCAGCGTATGACCCTGGCCGAAGACGTCAACCTCGAAGAGTTCATCATGGCCAAGGACGACTTGTCAGGGGCCGACATCAAG GCCATCTGCACAGAGGCTGGTTTGATGGCACTCCGAGAGCGAAGAATGAAAGTCACCAACGAGGATTTCAAGAAGTCTAAAGAGAATGTGTTGTACCGCAAGAACGAGGGCACTCCGGAGGGACTGTACCTCTAg
- the LOC5500605 gene encoding RNA-binding protein 4.1 isoform X1 produces the protein MADANETVGESSAEALTQSDTPENHENTAQNGEHSSESQAEATSSGSHQEESKLYVGNLPDDCQKHQLQELFAKYGTVSQCDRVKNFAFVHMVGRENADNAIKALDDSLFMGTHIQVQHAKSKGKPAEDECFHCGKCGHWARDCPKRSSYQPRSYGRDGRYHPYGGGGGGGYGGGYGGGGYRGGYSGGGYGGGGYGRPPPPRDYYRDRPGPPRDYRGPSGYRSRSPGYTGNYEGYGNRGYNGRSSWWSDADPVFTREQNGRDVFAVNRFYSVSNRPYGLEKASLKKHLKIALFT, from the exons ATGGCGGACGCGAATGAAACGGTCGGTGAATCTAGTGCAGAGGCATTAACCCAATCAGATACACCCGAAAACCACGAAAATACTGCGCAAAATGGAGAGCATTCATCAGAAAGCCAAGCCGAAGCCACTTCGAGTGGAAGCCATCAGGAGGAATCAAAGCTTTATGTCGGCAATCTGCCCGATGACTGCCAAAAGCACCAGTTACAGGAACTCTTCGCAAAGTACGGCACCGTGTCTCAGTGTGACAGGGTGAAAAACTTCGCTTTTGTG CACATGGTTGGTAGGGAAAATGCTGATAATGCGATCAAAGCCTTAGATGACTCTCTGTTTATGGGCACACACATTCAAGTACAG CATGCCAAGAGTAAGGGAAAGCCTGCAGAGGATGAATGCTTCCACTGTGGAAAATGTGGCCACTG GGCCAGGGATTGCCCCAAAAGAAG TAGCTATCAACCAAGATCATATGGTAGAGATGGAAGATACCACCCATATGgaggtggcggtggcggtggctatggtggtggttatggtgGCGGCGGATATCGAGGTGGATATAGTGGAggtggttatggtggtggtggctaTGGTAGACCCCCTCCACCAAGGGACTACTACAGAGACCGACCTGGTCCCCCGCGAGACTACCGTGGGCCATCAGGATACAGAAGTCGCAGCCCGGG TTATACTGGCAACTATGAAGGCTATGGTAACAGAGGATACAATGGGCGCAG TTCGTGGTGGTCGGATGCAGATCCTGTTTTTACTCGTGAACAGAACGGGCGTGACGTCTTTGCGGTGAATCGGTTCTACAGTGTGAGTAATAGGCCATACGGATTAGAAAAGGCCTCACTCAAAAAGCACTTGAAAATTGCATTGTTCACTTAG
- the LOC5500605 gene encoding RNA-binding protein 4.1 isoform X3, whose protein sequence is MADANETVGESSAEALTQSDTPENHENTAQNGEHSSESQAEATSSGSHQEESKLYVGNLPDDCQKHQLQELFAKYGTVSQCDRVKNFAFVHMVGRENADNAIKALDDSLFMGTHIQVQHAKSKGKPAEDECFHCGKCGHWARDCPKRSSYQPRSYGRDGRYHPYGGGGGGGYGGGYGGGGYRGGYSGGGYGGGGYGRPPPPRDYYRDRPGPPRDYRGPSGYRSRSPGYTGNYEGYGNRGYNGRRY, encoded by the exons ATGGCGGACGCGAATGAAACGGTCGGTGAATCTAGTGCAGAGGCATTAACCCAATCAGATACACCCGAAAACCACGAAAATACTGCGCAAAATGGAGAGCATTCATCAGAAAGCCAAGCCGAAGCCACTTCGAGTGGAAGCCATCAGGAGGAATCAAAGCTTTATGTCGGCAATCTGCCCGATGACTGCCAAAAGCACCAGTTACAGGAACTCTTCGCAAAGTACGGCACCGTGTCTCAGTGTGACAGGGTGAAAAACTTCGCTTTTGTG CACATGGTTGGTAGGGAAAATGCTGATAATGCGATCAAAGCCTTAGATGACTCTCTGTTTATGGGCACACACATTCAAGTACAG CATGCCAAGAGTAAGGGAAAGCCTGCAGAGGATGAATGCTTCCACTGTGGAAAATGTGGCCACTG GGCCAGGGATTGCCCCAAAAGAAG TAGCTATCAACCAAGATCATATGGTAGAGATGGAAGATACCACCCATATGgaggtggcggtggcggtggctatggtggtggttatggtgGCGGCGGATATCGAGGTGGATATAGTGGAggtggttatggtggtggtggctaTGGTAGACCCCCTCCACCAAGGGACTACTACAGAGACCGACCTGGTCCCCCGCGAGACTACCGTGGGCCATCAGGATACAGAAGTCGCAGCCCGGG TTATACTGGCAACTATGAAGGCTATGGTAACAGAGGATACAATGGGCGCAG GTATTAG
- the LOC5500605 gene encoding RNA-binding protein 4.1 isoform X2: MADANETVGESSAEALTQSDTPENHENTAQNGEHSSESQAEATSSGSHQEESKLYVGNLPDDCQKHQLQELFAKYGTVSQCDRVKNFAFVHMVGRENADNAIKALDDSLFMGTHIQVQHAKSKGKPAEDECFHCGKCGHWARDCPKRSSYQPRSYGRDGRYHPYGGGGGGGYGGGYGGGGYRGGYSGGGYGGGGYGRPPPPRDYYRDRPGPPRDYRGPSGYRSRSPGYTGNYEGYGNRGYNGRSSWWSDADPVFTREQNGRDVFAVNRFYSVNVQLSY, encoded by the exons ATGGCGGACGCGAATGAAACGGTCGGTGAATCTAGTGCAGAGGCATTAACCCAATCAGATACACCCGAAAACCACGAAAATACTGCGCAAAATGGAGAGCATTCATCAGAAAGCCAAGCCGAAGCCACTTCGAGTGGAAGCCATCAGGAGGAATCAAAGCTTTATGTCGGCAATCTGCCCGATGACTGCCAAAAGCACCAGTTACAGGAACTCTTCGCAAAGTACGGCACCGTGTCTCAGTGTGACAGGGTGAAAAACTTCGCTTTTGTG CACATGGTTGGTAGGGAAAATGCTGATAATGCGATCAAAGCCTTAGATGACTCTCTGTTTATGGGCACACACATTCAAGTACAG CATGCCAAGAGTAAGGGAAAGCCTGCAGAGGATGAATGCTTCCACTGTGGAAAATGTGGCCACTG GGCCAGGGATTGCCCCAAAAGAAG TAGCTATCAACCAAGATCATATGGTAGAGATGGAAGATACCACCCATATGgaggtggcggtggcggtggctatggtggtggttatggtgGCGGCGGATATCGAGGTGGATATAGTGGAggtggttatggtggtggtggctaTGGTAGACCCCCTCCACCAAGGGACTACTACAGAGACCGACCTGGTCCCCCGCGAGACTACCGTGGGCCATCAGGATACAGAAGTCGCAGCCCGGG TTATACTGGCAACTATGAAGGCTATGGTAACAGAGGATACAATGGGCGCAG TTCGTGGTGGTCGGATGCAGATCCTGTTTTTACTCGTGAACAGAACGGGCGTGACGTCTTTGCGGTGAATCGGTTCTACAGT gTGAATGTTCAGCTCTCTTATTGA
- the LOC5500606 gene encoding matrilysin, whose translation MKLLTCVGFLACAMLVSADEEEMALKYLNQYNYISNSRSGNQDVETAIKNFQRFAGLEVTGELDDATIAQMKMPRCGDADVDDNGDRVRRYKLGSKWNKNALKYHLSYGKDLPNSVQDRVFEKALKFWSDGSALSFSRVSDVSKADLKISFGSRSHNGPGESRCGSPFDGPGRVLAHAYFPSNGRCHFDEDERYTDGASSGINLLWVATHEFGHALGLHHSDVRNAVMYPYYTGYKPGFGLQEDDIKGIQAHYGKNGSGGSCEDDSQWANHCKNYWTKYCSYNKFVQENCKKTCNKC comes from the exons ATGAAGTTGCTGACTTGTGTCGGGTTCCTGGCTTGCGCAATGCTGGTCTCTGCCGATGAAGAGGAAATGGCTCTG AAATATCTGAACCAGTACAACTACATCTCCAACAGCCGCTCGGGGAATCAGGATGTTGAAACCGCAATCAAGAACTTTCAGCGGTTTGCTGGTCTAGAGGTGACTGGAGAGTTGGACGACGCCACTATCGCACAGATGAAGATGCCTCGATGCGGAGATGCTGACGTGGACGATAATGGAGACCGAGTACGAAG GTACAAGCTTGGTAGCAAGTGGAATAAGAATGCTCTGAAGTACCATCTGTCTTATGGCAAGGATCTTCCCAACTCTGTACAGGACCGTGTGTTCGAAAAGGCTCTTAAATTCTGGTCTGATGGGTCCGCACTAAGCTTCTCTCGAGTGAGCGATGTGAGCAAGGCAGATCTTAAGATAAG CTTTGGATCTAGGTCACACAATGGGCCCGGTGAGTCCAGGTGCGGCTCTCCGTTTGACGGGCCCGGTAGAGTACTCGCGCATGCGTACTTCCCCTCTAATGGAAGATGTCACTTTGACGAGGACGAGAGGTACACTGATGGGGCCTCCTCGGGCATCAACCTCTTGTGGGTAGCCACTCACGAGTTTGGCCACGCCCTCGGTTTACACCACAGCGACGTGAGAAATGCTGTCATGTACCCATACTATACCGGGTATAAGCCAGGCTTTGGGCTACAGGAAGACGACATTAAAGGCATTCAGGCGCACTACG GTAAGAACGGTAGCGGCGGTTCATGCGAAGATGACTCTCAGTGGGCCAATCACTGCAAAAATTATTGGACAAAATACTGTAGTTATAACAAATTCGTACAGGAGAACTGCAAAAAGACATGCAACAAGTGCTAG